Below is a window of Blastocatellia bacterium DNA.
GAACGCCCCAGGACAATCGGGCGATCCCACCAGCCCTCACTATCGCGACCTGTTCGAACTCTGGAAAGACGGACGCTATTTCCCCGTCTTCTTCTCTCGCGCTAAGATCGAAACGGTCACCATTCGACGCGAGCGGTTGCAACCGCTTCAGCCGACGGGCTGAAGGATTCGACCGTCGCGATCTTCGCAGGAGCGAACGATGATGAGCGATCGAATCGTCCGATCCGTCGTCGCGCTTTTCCTTCTCGGCGCGTGGTGCGTCGGGCCATGGAACGTTAGCTCTAGGGCTTCGGTTGAGGCGATCCAGCCAGAGGCGAGCGCTGCGCTCACGGCTGTTCTCGAGCCGTTCATCCGGCACGAGATGGCCGACAAGGACTTACCGGCGCTCTCGATCGCTGTCGTGGATGATCAGCGGCTGATCTGGGCGCGCGGGTTCGGCTACGCCGATCCGGAGCGGAAAATTCCAGCCACACCGGGGACCGTCTATCGAGTGGGCTCTGTGTCCAAGCTGTTCACTGCCATCGCCATCATGCAATGGGTGGAACAGGGCAAGCTCTCCCTCGACGCGCCGATCACCGGCGTTCTGCCCGATTTTCGACCGAAGAACCCTTTTGGGACGCCGATCACGTTGCGTCAGTTGCTGTCGCATCGTGCCGGACTCGTGCGCGAGCCGCCCGTCGGTCACTACTTTGATCCCACGGAGCCGACGCTCGCGGCGACGGTCGCCAGTTTGAACGAGACCGAACTGATCTATCCGCCGAGCGCGAGGACGAAGTATTCCAATGCCGGCATCGCTGTCGTCGGCGCTGTGCTGGAGCGGCTCTCGGGAGAGCCCTTCGCGCGATACGTGAAGCGAGCCGTGTTGCAGCCGCTCGGCTTGAGCAAAAGTTCGTTCGAGCCGGAGCCGGAGTTGATTCGCGATCTGGCCAAGGGGTATATGTGGACCTATCACGGCCGCGTCTTCGAGGCGCCCACGTTCCAACTCGGCATGGCTCCCGCCGGCAGCATGTATTCGACGGTAGTGGATTTGGCGCGATTCCTCAGCGCTTTGTTCGCTGGAGGTCGCGGCGTGCTCCGACCGCAGACGTTAGCGGAGATGTGGACGCCGCAGTTCGCAGGAGAAGCGTCGGGCTTTGGCATCGGCTTCGCCATCTCGCGACTGGATGGCCATCGGCGCATCGGTCACGGCGGCGCGATCTACGGATTCGCCACCGAATTAGCGGCCTTGCCCGACCAAAAGCTGGGCGTCGTCGTGGTCGCGACGAAAGATTTTTCCAATAGGGTGGTGGAGCGCATCGCCGATGCCGCTCTGCGCATTCTGCTCGCCGTGCGAGAGAATCGGCCGCTTCCGACACTTGTGACGACATCGCCTGTTCCGCCGGAGATGGCCGAGCGACTGCGCGGACGCTACCGTCGAGGAGAAGAGGTCGTTGATGTGATTCGGCGAGGCCGCGAGGTGTATGCCTTCCTCAGAGGGCTCCGGGTGAGGATCCGGCAAGCCGGTGGTCAATTGATCGTGGACGACCGACACGCCTTCGGCACTACGCTCGAGTTGAGCGCCGATGGCTTGCTCATCAACGGGCAGAAATACGAGCGCATTCCCGCGACACGACCGGCTCCGGTTCCCCCCCGTTGGCGCGGACTCATCGGCGAATACGGCTGGGATCACAACGTCCTCTACATTTTGGAGGAGAACGGGCAGCTCTACGCCCTCATCGAGTGGTTCTTCTTCTATCCCCTGCGGGAACTGCGCCGCGATGTCTTTCAGTTTCCCGCCCGAGGCCTCTATGACGGCGAGAAATTAACGTTCACTCGCGATCGGCGCGGACGCGCCACCGCCGTCAGCTTGGAAGGCATCGTCTTCAAACGACGGGCCGTGGGTCCTGAAGAGGGGAATGTATTTCGCATCACGCCGATGAGGCCGGTAGAAGAATTGCGACGGGAAGCTCTGGCCGCCACGCCGCCCGTCGCTCGCGGAGCGACGCGAGAACCAGAGCTCGTGGAACTCATCCGGTTCGATCCCACGCTCAAACTCGACATTCGCTATGCCACGACCAACAATTTCTTGAGCACGCCGGTTTATTCCGAAGCGCGCGCTTTTCTGCAGCGCCCGGCCGCCGAAGCGCTCGTGCGCGCGCATCGCAAACTGAAAGCCGAAGGTCTCGGTCTGCTCATTCACGATGCCTATCGGCCCTGGTACGTGACCAAGATCTTTTGGGAAGCGACGCCGCCCGACAAGAGAATTTTCGTCGCCGATCCCGCCGTGGGATCGCGCCACAATCGCGGCTGCGCCATTGATCTGACGCTGTATGATCAGAGAACCGGACGGGCCGTGCGCATGCCGAGCGTCTACGACGAGATGTCCGATCGCGCCTATCCCGATTATCCCGGAGGGACGTCGCTCGAACGGTGGCATCGCGAGCGATTGCGGGAAGCGATGGAAGCTGAAGGCTTCATCGTCTATCCCGCCGAATGGTGGCACTTCGATTACAAAGACTGGGAGGCTTACCCCATCCTCAACCTCCCCTTCGACCAGATCCCGCGCGACGATCCTCGCCGCCGGAGCCGAACCCGCAACTGACGACTCGAATGCGGATGCGTCCTTCCCTGCTCCTTGTCGCTCTGGTCGTCGTTTCGGAGAGTGGCTCCGGCGTCGGATCGTCTCGGTGATCTTCCTCGATGAGCGTCCGTCGCGCTCTCACCGCCCGTCCATCGGTCGCCCGCATGTGGACAGCGAGAGCGCGAGATCCTTTCGCGCGGAAGTTCTCGAACGCGCGGCTTTGTCTCCGAGCGCGATTCGAAGAAGGCGCGAGAGGTTTCGGCATACTCCGTCCAAATGTTGACCGAGGGATTGCAATGTCCTAGACTCAGATGGCTCGGTGAACGATGGCAAGCATCCCGAAAGGAACCTTTGCGTTATGAGGCGTTTTGGTCTCGTGGGCCGTGTGAATGGCGCTGTTGCGATTGTGCTCTGCTTGTGCAGCGGCGCGATCGCTCAAACCACTCAAGCCACGCGCCGCGACCTGGCGGTGAAATTGAGGGAATTGGACGCGGCTTGGGAGCGAG
It encodes the following:
- a CDS encoding penicillin acylase family protein, yielding NAPGQSGDPTSPHYRDLFELWKDGRYFPVFFSRAKIETVTIRRERLQPLQPTG
- a CDS encoding serine hydrolase, whose amino-acid sequence is MMSDRIVRSVVALFLLGAWCVGPWNVSSRASVEAIQPEASAALTAVLEPFIRHEMADKDLPALSIAVVDDQRLIWARGFGYADPERKIPATPGTVYRVGSVSKLFTAIAIMQWVEQGKLSLDAPITGVLPDFRPKNPFGTPITLRQLLSHRAGLVREPPVGHYFDPTEPTLAATVASLNETELIYPPSARTKYSNAGIAVVGAVLERLSGEPFARYVKRAVLQPLGLSKSSFEPEPELIRDLAKGYMWTYHGRVFEAPTFQLGMAPAGSMYSTVVDLARFLSALFAGGRGVLRPQTLAEMWTPQFAGEASGFGIGFAISRLDGHRRIGHGGAIYGFATELAALPDQKLGVVVVATKDFSNRVVERIADAALRILLAVRENRPLPTLVTTSPVPPEMAERLRGRYRRGEEVVDVIRRGREVYAFLRGLRVRIRQAGGQLIVDDRHAFGTTLELSADGLLINGQKYERIPATRPAPVPPRWRGLIGEYGWDHNVLYILEENGQLYALIEWFFFYPLRELRRDVFQFPARGLYDGEKLTFTRDRRGRATAVSLEGIVFKRRAVGPEEGNVFRITPMRPVEELRREALAATPPVARGATREPELVELIRFDPTLKLDIRYATTNNFLSTPVYSEARAFLQRPAAEALVRAHRKLKAEGLGLLIHDAYRPWYVTKIFWEATPPDKRIFVADPAVGSRHNRGCAIDLTLYDQRTGRAVRMPSVYDEMSDRAYPDYPGGTSLERWHRERLREAMEAEGFIVYPAEWWHFDYKDWEAYPILNLPFDQIPRDDPRRRSRTRN